From a single Vigna unguiculata cultivar IT97K-499-35 unplaced genomic scaffold, ASM411807v1 contig_3, whole genome shotgun sequence genomic region:
- the LOC114171577 gene encoding uncharacterized protein LOC114171577 — translation MAVGQVCPHRLVVQDISLSRRQRGFDFPWG, via the coding sequence ATGGCGGTCGGGCAAGTATGCCCCCATCGTCTAGTGGTTCAGGACATCTCTCTTTCAAGGAGGCAGCGGGGATTCGACTTCCCCTGGGGGTAG